A region of the Oncorhynchus keta strain PuntledgeMale-10-30-2019 unplaced genomic scaffold, Oket_V2 Un_contig_26353_pilon_pilon, whole genome shotgun sequence genome:
CAtcatggtctgcaccaaggtatcaccatggtctgcaccaaggtatcaccatggtctgcaccaaggtatcaTAATGGTCTGCACCAGGTATCATCATGGTCCGTGCCATGGTCCGTGCCATGGTGGAACTGCATTGTATGTCTGCAATAATTGGATGGTGAAACTTGCATCGAGCCTACCAGAAGAGCAAGGTGAAGCAAGTCCGGCATTCTTGAAAGTCACAATAAACCTTGTCCTGCAAAACAACTATTTGAATATGATCATTTAAAAAATGCATTCAGTGGGCATAATTGAACTCCCAATTACGTTCTGGACACGCCCCTTTCCTGCTAACTCACCACACCTGATCTCACTCTGCTAATCACCAATTCCTCTTCCATTCTTCTGGTATATAAGCAACTTGTTCTGCTTGGGTTTGTTCAGCATTTGTGGTGTCCCAGTTCCTTTAGTGTTCCTGTTGTTGATTGGCTAAAGTAAGTTCCTGCTATTGTAACTTTTCTAGGGTTTTAACTTCCTGCATTGGGGTGTAATATCCTGTTTAATTTAACTGTAAGGGAAGTGTTACAGCTTGTGAGATGAGACGTGGTATAATGATGGTTCCTGCTAGCAGAATGTGTCTTACATCTATAATCCTGTAGACTGTTCTGATTAGTGTCCATGTGCACAGCTGTCTAGCTAATCACCCTCACAATATGGGCACCATGCTGGGCCAGACTGGAAGTAGGGGAAACATGGACGTGCAAAGCCAGAACAAAACATTGGCTGCCATATTTGGATGGGCCTTGTCTAAACTAGATGTAGTTATTGATCAGTGCTGTAAATGGTGCTTTATCAGAACCATCTAGTGTATTATGGATGGCTCTTCAGAGGTGGGACCCCATACTGCTAGCAGGTACCTTATTGAACCATGTCATCTAATATTGGGCTGTGGTGTATTCCCTCCAGCACGATAACAACTTATCACAGCCTTTCCTGGTGGCCATTTTACCTTACCTACTGGTGTTAAAAGCCACTAAGCCTTCCCTACTGGTGTTACAAGCCACTAAGCCTTCCCTACTGGTGTTACAAGTCACTAAGCCTTCCCTACTGGTGTTACAAGCCACTAAGCCTTACCTGACATCATTTTGTACTTTGCTTTTATTTTTGTTGTAAAATAAAAGAAGCAGAATATAACTGTGTTAAATCATAATGCTTGTCTTCTGACAGATTTGGCCATAACCAAACCTGAATGACATTTCTACATTTGGGAATTTGAACTCTATTACATCTGTCTGAGTGGAGAGAAATACCTGCCTAGAAATTCTCCTCAACCCTGTTTAGGGAATAGGTTGGCATTTAGGAAAGCAGACATATTCCTGTTCTAATCTACTGTATGTTGAGTTGAATCtggttttgatgccttcactctGTTTCTTTCAGGAGATTCCATGACCATGTTGACCAGTCTTCTGCTTCTCAGTGCTGCCTTTGCTCTGGGAGATGCAAGTAAGAGTCTAATTTTCTTGACTCGTTCTGTATATTTCTTGTAGCAGAGGTGACTGGATGATCTACAAATAATATTGTAGCTCTGGTTTGTAGATCTTTCTCCAATAGCCTTTAAAGCCACATGTAACTTCTCCTTACAGATGCATTGATAGAAGAAGACTTGTGTCCTTCCGGTTGGACCAAATATGGATCAATCTGTTTAATGTTTGTAAAGACTACGAGGAGCTGGCCTGAAGCAGAGGTATCACCCTTACCATCTAATGTGTATTTGAAGGGGAAGTGTAGTTGAAATGAGCTCTTTGACACCTTAAAGGTGATACTTTCTTAAACTGCAACACATGACTGATGTGAAATACTGAACTTCCCTTTAAGATGGGAATTTTCTATACATTTTGAATATTTAATGTGGAGTCGTGCCTCCTGTATATTGGAACCCACCGGACACGGCTTAAGATGGAGATGAACTAGTATCTTTAAGAGTTTTAAAAAGGAATTAGTTGCGATGGTCAATATTTGGTTGAGAGTCCAGAAGACAAATTCTCAGCAAGGCTGACTGACTAATACATGAAATGTCTTTGTTCCCATCTACTGCTTGGCTGTTACTGTAGATAATATttttcttaattgacttgcctagttaaataaatacttTCTTCTCTAGCGGTACTGTGTGTCCCTTGGTGATCAACTGGTGTCTGTACCCAACGTTGTCGAGTACCTTGGCGCAAACCTGGCATCTGTGCACAGCTCCGAGGAGGACCAGTTTCTACAGGCGTTGGTCTTGGTCAAGACTGTTAGTTTCCCTCCTACCTGGATTGGCGGATTTTATTCTGTTAAGGTGGGACCATTAAGCCTACAGTgatatatagagccattattgcaaggaactccgttccatctcatattgctcaagtgaacagcaaacctggttaaAAATGGGAGATGTGGCACGTAGGCTACCTGTAATTTGATGATGTAGTTCTGTCTGAGTAGTTCTAATGTcattttgtgtggaccccaggaagaggagctgctgctttTTAACAGCTATTGTAATGGTTTCCATATAAAATATTAAGAGTTGCCATGCTACAGGTAGCCTCGCCGTTGGCCAATAAAGgctagtttgaatcccagagcGTGAAatctgatgtgcccttgagcaacgCCCTTAATCCTAATTGACCCTGTAGGTCATTCTAGATGAGTCTGCTAAATTATTTTACTGTCAACTTCAGGAGGCCTTTATACTCATGTAAAATGTTTCTAGGTAAGTATAAATTTGATCAAAGTAATCTCTTCCATACAGTCTTGTAACCACGTGTATGGGGTTTCTAGCTTCAAAGGTTGTGTACTTGTTATAGTCTTTGAAAGGCATGGGATGATTGCAAATGTGAGGAGTCGACTGTAGGTTCATTACACAAGCAACAGTCCCAGTTGGTGGGTTTTGAAGTAGTGGTAGCTTAAACTGTTTGTTTTCAGGTGGTAGAGGAAGGACTACATTTAGTCTTTATTCTCAAACCCCactttccccccccccctcaggaCAGGCGGTGGTTCTGGAGTGATGGCTCCGACTTTGATCACCAGAACTGGGCTGAAGGAAGGCCTGGTGCTGGTGCCATCGAGACTTGTATTCATATCAACTTTGGAGGTACAGTAAACCCAGTATCATTCACTGATCCAGTCATCAAATTAAACTTATTCCTTGTTCATTTAACTAATGAATGTCTCCTGTGGACTTTCCTACTGTCTGTACAGCTGAGTATCTGTGTTCTGTGTTTCATCTTCAGGTCAGGCCGCTGGAACAATGCTTTATGTGGAAGGAGCTTGCCCTCTGTATGCTCCCTGAGACTCCTGCCTCTCCGCCAGACTATACATTAGAAGCAGCAATGCTATTCCGTAGTGTCTGCAACCTTTTCATGGTAACGTCAAAATACTTAGTTGCTGTTAAATGAAGTCTGTTACTAACCAAATGTTGAGGAGTTGTTTGCAGCCACTAAAATGTGGATGCTATTTTTGTCTCATGAGTTATTGACTATGAATCATACTGCTGAAATTGTCCCATGTTTTGAGAGCTTTCTAAAAGGTACATTCGCAtcccaaaatgtatttgtcaaacATAAGTACAAAACCTGTGTCAAATTGGCAGTAAGTACAACCTGTAACACTTCACCTGAAACTCTGCATCATAACACATGTTGTAGTTGGTAATCTTTCTTCCTGTCCCCTGTGGAACTCAACCCCACAACCTTTATGTTGGAAGTGCTATGCTTTACTGTGCCACCAGGACATAACTGTAATTGTGCCTAACTTTGTAAATGTAGACCTGTgacatgacacagtatgtttAGGATACTGAAGTGCAAAAGACATGTTTAACTTATGGCTGCAGGGGGCAGTATTGaatagcttggatgaaaaggtgcccattgtaaacagcCAGCtgctcagtctcagttgctaatatatgtaaattagtattggatagaaaacattaaAGTTTCCAAAAATTGTCTGTATAAAacaactgatattgcaggtgaaaccctgagtaatatcaaaccaggaagtggcttctattttgactccatgttccatagcctccctttgtgCCATTTAATAACCTCTTAGCGTCCCCTGAGACG
Encoded here:
- the LOC127922589 gene encoding ladderlectin-like: MTMLTSLLLLSAAFALGDANALIEEDLCPSGWTKYGSICLMFVKTTRSWPEAERYCVSLGDQLVSVPNVVEYLGANLASVHSSEEDQFLQALVLVKTVSFPPTWIGGFYSVKDRRWFWSDGSDFDHQNWAEGRPGAGAIETCIHINFGGTVNPVSFTDPVIKLNLFLVHLTNECLLWTFLLSVQLSICVLCFIFSFNPMIRLTNKDLSVQQAQAWIKIGETFNNVVFTDESTVALEQFAPE